A single region of the Schizosaccharomyces osmophilus chromosome 3, complete sequence genome encodes:
- the gta3 gene encoding mitochondrial glutamyl-tRNA amidotransferase complex subunit Gta3: protein MTFLKPSSFSLAKLLTAKPPGDLSLEAFQHLSQLVAIDVPSSEAEKKDMLNKLNEGIGRMRAMEQADTSHVDRPFHTLSFPVDAEELISPTEEHQTKWDVFQNSKIWLIPILLSMNLPEIKIFCFKKENSQIHMLFIRLLVGH from the exons atgacttttttaaagccatcttctttttcattagcTAAACTACTAACCGCAAAACCTCCCGGTGATTTGTCATTAGAGGCCTTTCAACATTTATCACAGCTAGTCGCTATCGATGTTCCTTCCTCCGAAGcagagaaaaaggatatgCTAAACAAGTTAAATGAAGGAATTGGCAGAATGCGTGCTATGGAGCAAGCTGATACTTCTCACGTCGATCGTCCATTTCACACATTGAGTTTTCCTGTCGACGCAGAAGAATTAATTAGCCCTACAGAAGAACATCAAACGAAATGGGAtgtctttcaaaattccaaaat TTGGCTCATTCCAATCCTTCTGTCGATGAACCTTCCCgaaattaaaatattttgttttaaaaaGGAGAACTCGCAG ATACATATGCTCTTCATAAGACTTCTTGTTGGTCATTGA
- a CDS encoding ER stress response thioredoxin family membrane disulfide oxidoreductase, with amino-acid sequence MYFLKKLSGVCLFFGSLMQGVESITCNSDESVSIEALESSGISWKELELTPSCALDSSLVNNLTDRTWDSSVKSGEWILQFTIEPCELCHKEEYMFNDLSHQMKEIYPNIQFGRVYMNENPELTVRLLVETLPVYYFINGNNYYIIPPSVLPVKEALAAYSKHQFLEFERVQGFFSLVGPLQPLYKLLGKALSFYSKFNSPYTPLLINSAMFVLSLLFIRRLNEKRRQKDQLRKAK; translated from the exons ATgtattttctgaaaaaacTAAGTGGagtttgtcttttttttgggagTTTAATGCAAGGAGTCGAGTCCATTACTTGCAATTCCGATGAATCAGTTTCTATTGAAGCATTAGAAAGTTCAGGCATTTCTTGGAAAGAGCTCGAGTTAACACCTAGTTGCGCTTTGGATTCATCTTTGGTAAACAATCTAACTGACAGAACCTGGGATTCTTCAGTTAAGTCTGGTGAATGGATCCTCCAATTTACTATAGAGCCTTGTGAATTATGTCATAAGGAAGAGTATATGTTCAAT GATCTTTCCCatcaaatgaaagaaatttaccCCAACATCCAGTTTGGCCGAGTCTATATGAATGAGAATCCCGAGTTGACTGTCCGTTTGTTGGTTGAAACGCTTCCTGTTTACTATTTTATTAATGGAAATAATTATTATATTATTCCCCCATCAGTGCTACCAGTGAAGGAAGCATTGGCAGCTTACTCGAAGCACCAATTCTTAGAGTTTGAAAGAGTTCAGggattcttttctttggtgGGTCCTCTTCAGCCTCTTTACAAGCTTCTCGGTAAGGCCCTTTCTTTCTACAGTAAATTTAATAGCCCGTATACACCCCTATTGATTAATTCTGCTATGTTTGTACTGTCACTTCTGTTTATCCGCAGGTtaaacgaaaaaagaagacaaaaGGATCAACTTAGAAAGGCTAAATAA
- the ubc12 gene encoding NEDD8-conjugating enzyme Ubc12, with product MRKLWEMKKKEAEREKSSSGISPAQIRIQKDISELDVPSTMSTSWPDVTKLHELLLEIRPDEGYYHGGKFPFSIHIGSNYPHDPPKVRCLKKIYHPNIDTQGNVCLNILRQEWNPVLNLNSILVGLQFLFLAPNAEDPLNKEAAADLRNDPRGFGARVKTSMQGGTVHGDGFDNVLLS from the exons ATGAGGAAACTGTGggagatgaagaaaaaagaggCTGAGAGAGAGAAAAGTTCTTCAGGAATTAGTCCTGCTCAAATTCGGATTCAAAAAG ACATTTCAGAACTGGATGTGCCCTCTACCATGTCAACAAGCTGGCCAGATGTGACCAAGCTTCACGAGTTACTGTTGGAAATTCGCCCAGACGAGG GGTATTATCATGGTGGAAAATTCCCGTTTTCCATTCATATTGGTAGCAATTACCCGCATGATCCTCCAAAAGTGCGATGCTTGAAGAAG ATCTACCATCCCAACATCGATACACAAggaaatgtttgtttaaaCATCTTGAGACAAGAATGGAATCCCGTGCTCAATTTAAATTCTATTTTAGTGGGACTCCAATTTTTGTTCCTTGCACCTAATGCTGAAGATCCGCTCAATAAAG AAGCTGCGGCTGATTTACGCAATGATCCTAGAGGTTTTGGAGCACGAGTGAAAACATCTATGCAAGGTGGAACTGTGCATGGTGATGGTTTTGACAATGTCcttctttcataa